A genome region from Marinitoga hydrogenitolerans DSM 16785 includes the following:
- a CDS encoding ABC transporter ATP-binding protein, with protein MSEIYMKLNNVTKEFGTDFFGKNKFKAVNNVSFDIKKGEILSLIGESGSGKTTIGKMILRLIKPTSGHILFNDKNIWEIKNTKSYYRYVQAIFQDPFSSFNTLFKVDRVFKMIFDNFFPAEKNRLEKIEKTITQVGMNPKNILGKYPHQLSGGQLQRLLIARALLMDVKILVADELISMLDASTRIDVLNLLESIRKETGMAIVFITHDLSLGYYLSDRTLIMYKGEIVEHGDTEKVYKNPQHPYTKMLLNSVPEINKKWNLNEEFIPEAIIKEIERFYFENKYLKYSDLINGCKEIEKDHIVKVRG; from the coding sequence ATGAGTGAAATTTATATGAAATTAAATAATGTAACTAAAGAATTTGGAACTGATTTTTTTGGAAAAAACAAATTTAAAGCTGTAAATAATGTGTCTTTTGATATAAAAAAAGGTGAAATTTTATCTTTAATAGGAGAAAGTGGAAGTGGAAAAACAACTATTGGAAAGATGATTTTAAGATTAATAAAACCAACATCTGGTCACATATTATTTAATGATAAAAATATATGGGAAATAAAAAATACTAAATCATATTATAGATATGTTCAGGCTATTTTCCAAGATCCTTTCTCATCTTTTAATACTTTATTTAAAGTTGACAGAGTATTTAAAATGATTTTTGATAATTTTTTCCCCGCAGAAAAAAATAGATTGGAAAAAATAGAAAAGACTATTACTCAGGTTGGCATGAATCCGAAAAATATACTTGGAAAATATCCACATCAATTAAGTGGAGGACAACTACAAAGGCTATTAATAGCAAGAGCTTTATTAATGGACGTTAAAATATTGGTGGCAGATGAACTAATTAGTATGTTAGATGCTTCAACAAGAATAGATGTTTTAAATTTATTAGAAAGTATAAGAAAAGAAACCGGAATGGCAATTGTTTTTATTACTCACGATCTTTCTCTTGGATATTATTTAAGTGATAGAACATTAATTATGTATAAAGGTGAAATAGTTGAACATGGTGATACAGAAAAAGTATATAAAAACCCCCAACATCCATACACTAAAATGTTATTAAATTCTGTCCCAGAAATAAATAAAAAATGGAATCTTAATGAGGAATTTATACCTGAAGCTATTATTAAAGAAATAGAAAGATTTTATTTTGAAAATAAATATTTAAAATATTCAGATTTAATAAATGGATGCAAAGAAATAGAAAAAGACCATATTGTAAAAGTGAGGGGATAG